From the genome of Oceanispirochaeta sp. M1, one region includes:
- the rsmD gene encoding 16S rRNA (guanine(966)-N(2))-methyltransferase RsmD, translating to MRITGGRYKGRTIKCPKGVIRPAMDRMRESMFSILGPLDGLSFLDIFSGSGSVGIEAASRGAEPVHLVEKDHIKKKTIYENISWVETEIKLFMTPVEKFLPRIGREYDIVHLDPPFPFKQKLEVLQLAESSGVLKKGGTLTMHYPGEESFPETLGSFRQYDLREYGRSKLIFYTRD from the coding sequence ATGAGAATTACAGGCGGCCGTTACAAAGGCAGAACAATAAAATGTCCAAAGGGCGTAATCCGTCCCGCCATGGATAGAATGCGGGAATCCATGTTTTCCATTCTCGGGCCCCTTGATGGTCTCTCCTTTCTCGATATTTTTTCAGGCTCAGGCTCTGTTGGAATTGAAGCAGCATCCAGAGGTGCCGAACCGGTCCATTTGGTGGAGAAAGATCATATCAAGAAAAAAACAATTTATGAGAACATCAGCTGGGTGGAAACGGAGATAAAACTCTTTATGACACCAGTTGAAAAATTTCTCCCCAGGATTGGTAGAGAATATGATATTGTGCATCTTGATCCACCTTTTCCTTTTAAACAGAAACTTGAAGTTCTGCAACTGGCGGAATCTTCAGGAGTTCTGAAAAAGGGAGGTACACTCACCATGCACTATCCCGGAGAGGAGAGTTTTCCGGAAACTTTGGGAAGTTTCAGACAGTATGACCTGCGGGAATATGGGAGATCAAAGCTGATTTTTTATACCAGGGACTAG
- a CDS encoding YggT family protein → MSPLQAVFQFLAAAVSVYMLLIIFRVLLSWFQGRVNGKGVEILIKVTDPYLNKFKSITWLRVGMMDFSPVVGIAVLGMVSQIFTSLAVSGTLDPMMIVVYILNTIWSFFAFFINIFIVLMIFRLITLLFFAKWSHQVLFQIDNLLYKSVARILGFFTTKTVKFTTGLGISAAILLVLRVGLGFGFAYLFSFLIGL, encoded by the coding sequence ATGAGTCCATTACAGGCTGTTTTTCAATTTCTCGCTGCCGCTGTTTCTGTATACATGCTGCTGATAATCTTCCGAGTTCTTCTCAGCTGGTTTCAGGGTCGTGTCAATGGAAAGGGTGTCGAGATACTTATCAAGGTTACAGATCCATATCTGAATAAATTCAAAAGCATCACCTGGCTCCGCGTCGGAATGATGGACTTTTCACCTGTTGTAGGTATAGCTGTTCTGGGTATGGTTTCCCAGATATTTACCTCTCTTGCCGTCTCAGGGACCCTGGACCCCATGATGATTGTGGTTTATATCCTGAACACGATCTGGAGTTTCTTCGCTTTCTTTATCAACATTTTTATTGTCCTTATGATATTCCGACTGATAACTCTTCTGTTTTTTGCGAAGTGGAGTCATCAGGTTCTGTTTCAGATCGACAACCTTCTCTATAAGTCAGTTGCAAGAATCCTGGGATTTTTTACCACCAAGACTGTGAAGTTCACCACCGGCCTTGGGATTTCAGCAGCCATTCTGCTGGTATTGAGAGTCGGTCTCGGTTTCGGATTTGCCTACCTGTTCAGTTTCCTGATAGGACTCTAG
- a CDS encoding tetratricopeptide repeat protein — protein sequence MSQDKLSLDELTKGLSEEPGEETLNQISELSKQGYQLLKESLTERAREAFDKILSLDVDNNYALVGMGDCFRKERKFKESVVYYQRCLDSHPGNNYALFGLADCYKAMNQYNRAIDIWEEYLLHDDKNITVLTRIADAYRKVRNFKRSFELYQKVLTMEENNSYAIIGLGHLYYDFKEYKDALHYWERMLEINRGHVDIRVLTSLGNCHRKLKTFDEGVPYFLEALKNQPNNFYALFGLADCYRGLNQQEKSLVYWNKILDLDKRNKVILTRAGDAYRNIGEDDNAEEYYKKALNIEFDTYAILGLALINKEKGNYQDAITSLKDLISNDPRNYRLYLEAAESYERQGDVEEALDMLSQFLKMGIRNNRVIDKMMELKEKL from the coding sequence ATGTCACAAGATAAGCTGAGTTTGGACGAATTAACCAAGGGTTTATCAGAAGAACCGGGAGAGGAAACTCTTAACCAGATTTCAGAACTCTCTAAACAGGGTTACCAGCTTCTAAAAGAGAGTCTGACTGAACGAGCACGGGAAGCCTTTGACAAGATACTGTCTCTGGATGTAGACAATAATTACGCCCTTGTAGGTATGGGCGACTGCTTCAGAAAAGAACGCAAATTCAAAGAATCGGTAGTTTACTATCAGCGTTGCCTTGATTCACACCCTGGAAATAACTATGCTCTCTTCGGCCTGGCAGACTGTTATAAAGCCATGAATCAATACAATAGAGCCATCGACATCTGGGAAGAATATCTGCTCCATGATGACAAAAATATCACAGTCCTTACCAGAATCGCCGACGCTTACAGAAAAGTACGCAATTTCAAACGCTCCTTTGAGCTTTACCAGAAAGTTCTGACTATGGAAGAGAACAACTCCTATGCCATAATCGGTCTGGGACATCTCTACTATGACTTCAAAGAGTATAAAGACGCCCTCCACTACTGGGAGAGAATGCTGGAAATAAACAGAGGACATGTGGATATCAGAGTTCTGACCTCCCTTGGCAACTGTCATAGAAAGCTTAAAACTTTTGATGAAGGAGTCCCCTATTTTCTGGAGGCTCTTAAAAACCAGCCCAATAACTTCTATGCTCTATTCGGCCTGGCAGACTGTTACCGCGGTTTGAACCAGCAGGAAAAATCTCTTGTCTACTGGAATAAGATTCTGGATCTGGACAAGAGAAACAAGGTTATCCTCACAAGAGCAGGAGATGCCTACAGAAACATCGGTGAAGACGATAATGCGGAAGAGTACTACAAGAAGGCTCTGAATATTGAGTTTGATACCTATGCAATTCTGGGACTGGCCCTGATCAATAAAGAGAAGGGTAACTATCAGGATGCCATAACGTCTCTCAAAGACCTGATCAGCAATGACCCGAGAAATTACCGCCTCTACCTGGAGGCGGCGGAGAGTTATGAACGTCAGGGTGATGTGGAAGAGGCCCTGGATATGCTGTCACAGTTTTTGAAGATGGGTATACGCAACAACAGAGTTATCGACAAAATGATGGAGCTCAAGGAAAAACTCTGA
- a CDS encoding LysM peptidoglycan-binding domain-containing protein, which yields MSYTFRKPLIISVFILLPLMSPFSIESLHKVEPGESLYSLASEYDCSVEELKNLNNLNRDVLFSGEELKIPQSYADKHIVSSGETLSGIAARYGIPQEKLMSVNKMKNTMLRRAQELELIRPPYAGEIWTVQKGDTLSWISLKFNISQERLKQINMLNSSSLKLGQTIKLTAPRPQTVTVAQGDSLWNISKRYELSMDDIKNWNNLSSDFLRKGMALQLYPVTLELSDDEVVLAARSTPTDSTPKETTEQPVEETELRLAAVNLIPALYFSSPTGRRTQPSADYYEEDLNDPLVNYKDAAALMDEFTEAAKSLPPMSRKLKGYTIILDPGHGGLDPGAIVENSDGYGNKVYVVEDEYCYDISLRVYRDLIRHGADVHLTVISPNQTIRTTEDASITFVNQKNEVYNSRIINSLDRRYVWPVGNTWGLDQRKEAAAEYLDGIRKKKTAFISIHADNNPGDGEGSRVLYHPDESGTASQELAEHLSKNMGLGSISRAQDIRVLHNNPAGVSALVEVRNLAYRNNAWAIRNEELRQDDADRIVRGIVSYFN from the coding sequence ATGAGTTATACTTTCCGAAAACCTCTGATCATCTCTGTGTTTATACTTCTGCCCCTGATGAGTCCATTTTCTATAGAATCACTCCATAAAGTGGAACCTGGAGAAAGCCTCTACTCACTGGCCAGTGAGTATGACTGCTCCGTAGAAGAGCTTAAAAATCTCAACAACTTGAATCGGGATGTTCTTTTCAGCGGTGAAGAGCTTAAAATACCTCAGAGTTATGCAGATAAGCATATTGTAAGCTCTGGAGAGACACTCTCAGGGATTGCCGCCCGTTACGGCATTCCACAGGAAAAACTGATGTCAGTCAATAAAATGAAAAACACCATGCTCCGCAGAGCTCAGGAGCTTGAACTGATCCGGCCACCCTATGCGGGAGAGATATGGACCGTACAGAAAGGTGATACCCTGAGCTGGATATCCCTCAAATTCAATATTTCCCAGGAACGTCTTAAACAGATCAATATGCTTAACAGCAGCAGCCTTAAGCTGGGGCAGACCATCAAACTGACAGCCCCCCGGCCTCAGACAGTTACGGTTGCACAGGGAGATTCACTATGGAATATCTCAAAACGTTATGAACTCTCCATGGATGATATCAAAAACTGGAATAATCTAAGCTCCGATTTCCTGAGGAAAGGAATGGCACTTCAGCTTTATCCTGTGACTCTGGAACTCAGCGATGATGAGGTAGTATTGGCTGCCCGCAGTACTCCGACAGACTCAACTCCAAAAGAAACAACTGAACAGCCAGTGGAAGAGACCGAACTCCGCCTTGCAGCAGTGAATCTCATACCGGCCCTCTATTTCTCGAGTCCCACAGGCAGGAGAACCCAACCCTCAGCCGACTACTATGAAGAAGATCTGAATGACCCCCTTGTCAATTACAAGGATGCCGCTGCTCTGATGGATGAATTCACCGAAGCAGCAAAGTCCCTCCCCCCAATGAGCAGAAAGCTTAAAGGTTATACCATTATCCTTGATCCGGGACACGGCGGTCTTGATCCTGGAGCCATAGTGGAAAACAGCGATGGCTACGGAAATAAAGTCTATGTTGTTGAAGACGAATACTGCTATGATATAAGTCTCAGAGTATACAGAGACCTGATCCGTCATGGTGCCGATGTTCACCTTACGGTTATCAGCCCTAATCAGACCATAAGGACCACAGAGGATGCATCCATCACTTTTGTGAATCAGAAAAATGAAGTTTACAACAGCAGAATCATCAACAGCCTGGACCGTCGCTATGTATGGCCTGTGGGTAATACCTGGGGTCTTGATCAGAGAAAAGAGGCAGCCGCAGAATATCTGGACGGAATAAGAAAAAAGAAAACCGCCTTTATCAGTATTCATGCGGATAATAATCCCGGAGATGGTGAAGGAAGCAGAGTACTTTATCATCCGGATGAGAGCGGAACTGCTTCTCAGGAGCTGGCTGAACATCTCAGTAAAAATATGGGACTGGGTTCCATATCCCGTGCTCAGGATATAAGAGTACTGCATAATAATCCCGCCGGAGTATCCGCTCTGGTGGAAGTGAGAAATCTGGCATACAGAAATAATGCCTGGGCTATTCGAAATGAAGAACTCAGACAGGACGATGCCGATAGAATTGTCAGAGGCATTGTCTCCTATTTTAATTAA
- a CDS encoding diguanylate cyclase — protein sequence MENYLKKIKVRRFFYTAFLLILILQSFYFSFLYLSNLKRSYSERVDQIQADILNEKKIQVKVIVEAKLTEIIQSEKFMIHQYDDKAKVLGTAISTYFERGIPVENISENLGWFPSDIWSYQIIDNELEIVLHSSYATDEKTINQGEWITSYSTRVSDRYEIIVFLTPSVFNEIFIQQVRSTIYAAQLPEGGYIWINNILNYDGGQDYAIRLIHPNLPETEGSFLSTESKDIKGNPFYLTELEGIRDSGEIFNEYYFKKLDSDLIIRKLSYAKLYKKYNWVIATGISLNDLDNSIYLEKLKMDDKFKRRIIEFIIISMASIILSIGIIIIFEKKISKLINRYSEKLKDEKDKLTLAYNQLKEIAYLDSLTGLVNRRAMFQHLEKELSLYKREQRDFCIILSDVDKFKTVNDRYGHNSGDYILHELAIIMKENVREEDVVSRWGGEEFLILISGGTLEKGALVAEKLRKAIEEHSFQADEIFIPVTLTFGVSSSKKNQDLKDLIREADEKLYKGKRSTRNCVVS from the coding sequence ATGGAGAATTATCTGAAAAAAATAAAAGTGCGACGTTTTTTCTACACAGCATTTTTATTAATTCTCATTTTACAGTCTTTCTATTTTTCATTCCTCTATCTTTCAAATTTAAAGAGAAGCTATAGCGAAAGGGTCGATCAGATTCAGGCTGATATTCTCAATGAGAAAAAAATCCAGGTTAAAGTAATAGTCGAAGCGAAACTCACAGAGATTATTCAATCTGAGAAATTTATGATACATCAGTATGATGATAAGGCAAAAGTATTAGGTACTGCTATTTCCACTTACTTTGAGAGGGGGATTCCTGTTGAAAATATTTCGGAGAACCTGGGGTGGTTTCCTTCAGATATCTGGAGTTATCAGATTATTGATAATGAACTGGAGATAGTTCTTCACAGCTCTTATGCAACGGATGAGAAGACGATAAATCAGGGGGAATGGATTACCTCTTATAGCACACGAGTATCAGATAGATATGAAATAATTGTTTTTCTTACCCCCTCTGTATTTAATGAGATATTTATTCAGCAGGTTCGTTCAACTATATATGCCGCCCAGCTGCCTGAAGGTGGTTATATCTGGATTAATAATATTCTCAATTATGATGGTGGTCAAGATTATGCTATCCGTCTTATTCATCCAAATCTACCCGAAACAGAAGGATCATTCCTGTCTACAGAATCAAAGGATATAAAAGGTAATCCCTTTTATCTTACGGAACTGGAGGGGATCAGAGATTCGGGGGAGATATTTAACGAATATTACTTTAAAAAATTGGATTCTGACTTAATCATCCGGAAATTAAGCTATGCAAAACTCTATAAGAAATATAACTGGGTGATTGCTACAGGGATTAGTCTGAATGATTTAGATAACTCGATTTATCTGGAAAAGCTGAAGATGGATGATAAGTTTAAAAGAAGAATTATCGAATTTATTATTATCAGTATGGCCTCGATAATCCTATCAATAGGAATCATAATAATTTTTGAAAAGAAAATATCAAAATTGATTAACCGCTATTCAGAAAAATTAAAGGATGAAAAGGATAAACTGACTCTTGCCTATAATCAGCTGAAAGAAATTGCCTATCTGGATAGTCTTACAGGTCTTGTAAATCGTAGAGCCATGTTTCAACATTTGGAGAAGGAACTATCTCTGTATAAAAGAGAACAGCGCGATTTCTGTATTATTTTATCAGACGTTGACAAGTTTAAAACTGTCAATGACCGTTATGGTCATAACAGCGGGGATTATATTTTACATGAACTGGCAATCATCATGAAAGAGAATGTAAGAGAGGAAGATGTCGTCTCCCGTTGGGGTGGGGAAGAGTTTCTAATTCTCATCAGCGGGGGCACTCTGGAGAAGGGAGCTCTTGTTGCCGAAAAATTGCGTAAAGCCATTGAAGAGCATTCATTCCAGGCTGATGAAATATTTATTCCTGTTACGCTGACCTTTGGAGTCAGTTCATCAAAGAAAAATCAGGATTTGAAAGATCTAATTCGCGAAGCGGATGAGAAGCTGTATAAGGGTAAACGTTCTACCAGAAATTGTGTTGTATCATAG
- the recG gene encoding ATP-dependent DNA helicase RecG, which translates to MFLGELLQPVNRLKGIGPNHHKSLSAMGILTVGQLLSHYPLRYEDHQTKKTILQAAGVDAVNTVMTVVGRDSFYWKGKQTLKLLVEDDSARGTLLCYHRNFLGNKYLDGSQIFLHGHFQYKFGEWSCADFESEPASANPEVFGKLLPVYPLGGSLNQNVIRKAVNQALKEYTPGLREELPSSLSQQFDFPDRLSALIAIHKPQNPSELEGSRSYFIYEELFHLQIAVGRNALKERSIKRSTKSGLNRELESKLRESLPFKLTVDQDKVLDEICADLETGRPMNRLIQGDVGSGKTLVAFISALNVIRGGRQAALMAPTELLARQHAESAARLLEPLGLAIAYLSGNTQGEGRRNLLKQLEEGNVDFVIGTHALFSKDVEYKNLGLAVIDEQHRFGVTQRQALAEKGSCVDLLYMTATPIPRTLAMTAFGDLDVSSIKTMPAGRKAIETHLTREGNEEKVYSFVREELRKGQQAYFVYPLIEQSEKIDLKDAENMYAHLQKIFPDRSLALIHSRIPDDDKKERMEGFSHGETDILVATSVVEVGVDVPNATIMVIEHAERFGLSALHQLRGRVGRSDLQSFAFLIYSNKLTDEGKQRLKIMMENSDGFIIAEEDLKLRGPGEIAGVRQSGYMKFRIADMIRDSEVLMQARKDVLAVLELDPALSSEENSVLKELWDAAPPFSETLIRTG; encoded by the coding sequence ATGTTCCTTGGAGAACTGCTGCAGCCGGTAAATCGTCTGAAAGGAATCGGTCCTAACCACCATAAATCACTGTCTGCCATGGGTATACTCACTGTGGGACAACTTCTGTCCCATTACCCTCTGCGCTATGAGGATCATCAAACAAAAAAGACGATCCTCCAGGCAGCCGGAGTGGATGCAGTCAATACTGTAATGACGGTGGTCGGACGGGACAGTTTCTACTGGAAAGGAAAGCAGACTCTCAAACTCCTGGTGGAGGATGATTCGGCCAGGGGCACACTTCTCTGTTATCACCGTAATTTCCTGGGCAACAAATATCTCGACGGGAGCCAGATCTTCCTTCATGGACATTTCCAGTACAAATTCGGAGAGTGGAGCTGTGCGGATTTTGAATCTGAACCTGCCTCAGCCAATCCGGAAGTATTCGGAAAACTTCTGCCGGTTTACCCACTGGGAGGAAGTCTGAATCAGAATGTAATTCGAAAGGCTGTAAATCAGGCGCTGAAAGAATACACTCCCGGCCTGAGGGAAGAACTCCCCTCGTCTCTTTCTCAGCAGTTTGATTTCCCCGACAGGCTCAGCGCTCTCATAGCAATCCATAAACCTCAGAATCCATCAGAGCTTGAAGGAAGCAGATCCTATTTTATATACGAAGAACTCTTTCATCTGCAGATAGCCGTAGGCAGGAATGCCCTGAAAGAGAGAAGTATCAAGCGCAGTACTAAAAGTGGACTCAACAGAGAGCTTGAGTCAAAGCTGAGAGAATCCCTCCCTTTCAAACTGACAGTTGATCAGGATAAGGTACTGGATGAAATCTGCGCCGATCTGGAAACAGGACGCCCCATGAACCGCCTGATACAGGGAGATGTAGGCTCGGGTAAAACCCTGGTGGCCTTTATATCCGCCCTCAATGTTATAAGGGGAGGAAGGCAGGCCGCCCTGATGGCACCTACCGAACTTCTTGCCCGGCAGCATGCTGAATCGGCAGCCCGGCTCCTGGAACCTCTGGGTCTCGCCATAGCCTATCTCTCCGGGAATACCCAGGGAGAAGGGAGACGCAACCTGCTGAAACAGCTTGAAGAGGGAAATGTAGATTTTGTTATCGGCACCCATGCCCTCTTTTCAAAAGATGTAGAATATAAAAACCTGGGACTGGCGGTTATAGACGAACAGCACCGTTTCGGTGTTACCCAGCGGCAGGCCCTGGCAGAAAAAGGGAGCTGCGTAGATCTGCTTTATATGACAGCCACTCCTATCCCCCGGACACTGGCCATGACCGCCTTCGGCGATCTGGATGTTTCGAGTATCAAAACCATGCCCGCCGGCAGAAAGGCCATAGAGACTCACCTGACCCGGGAGGGAAATGAAGAGAAGGTCTACAGCTTTGTCCGTGAAGAACTAAGAAAAGGACAGCAGGCCTATTTTGTCTATCCCCTGATAGAGCAGTCTGAAAAAATTGATCTTAAGGATGCGGAGAATATGTATGCCCATCTTCAGAAAATATTTCCAGATCGATCCCTGGCACTGATCCACTCAAGAATTCCTGATGATGATAAGAAGGAGAGGATGGAGGGTTTTTCCCATGGCGAGACAGATATCCTGGTGGCAACATCGGTTGTTGAAGTAGGAGTAGATGTTCCCAATGCTACAATCATGGTTATCGAACATGCCGAGCGTTTTGGACTTTCCGCACTCCACCAGCTCAGAGGACGTGTAGGTCGTAGTGATCTTCAATCCTTTGCCTTCCTGATTTACAGCAATAAACTTACGGACGAGGGGAAACAGCGTCTTAAAATCATGATGGAGAATAGCGATGGATTTATCATAGCCGAAGAGGATCTCAAGCTGAGAGGCCCCGGTGAGATAGCAGGAGTCAGGCAGTCGGGGTATATGAAATTCAGAATAGCCGATATGATCAGGGACAGCGAAGTTCTTATGCAGGCCAGAAAGGATGTTCTGGCAGTCCTCGAGCTGGACCCTGCACTTTCCTCAGAAGAAAATTCTGTATTGAAGGAACTCTGGGATGCGGCTCCACCCTTTAGTGAGACACTGATCCGCACAGGCTGA
- the hisB gene encoding imidazoleglycerol-phosphate dehydratase HisB, translating to MVRINRETKETSIHLELDMHKGPAVSVNTGLPFFDHMLNAMAFHGGFTLNVEAKGDIEVDPHHLIEDTGLVLGDALMQCFEETGAVKRYGSSVIPMDDSLSEVVVDVCRRPYLVLQADWPQESAGNFDFFLIKEFLQALANRAGLNIHALCRYGDNSHHMAEALFKALGRALFTAYRPAEGKSEGMSTKGII from the coding sequence ATGGTCAGAATCAACAGAGAAACAAAGGAAACTTCGATCCACCTGGAACTGGACATGCATAAGGGTCCTGCAGTCTCGGTAAATACGGGACTCCCCTTCTTTGACCACATGCTCAATGCCATGGCCTTTCATGGTGGTTTTACACTCAATGTAGAAGCCAAAGGTGATATAGAAGTAGATCCTCACCATCTGATTGAAGATACAGGACTGGTTCTGGGTGATGCCCTGATGCAGTGTTTTGAAGAGACCGGAGCCGTTAAACGTTACGGCAGCTCTGTCATCCCCATGGATGACTCTCTCTCGGAAGTGGTTGTTGATGTCTGCAGACGTCCCTATCTGGTTCTTCAGGCGGACTGGCCTCAGGAGAGTGCAGGAAACTTTGACTTCTTCCTGATTAAAGAATTCCTCCAGGCTCTGGCCAACAGAGCCGGGCTTAATATTCATGCTCTGTGCCGTTACGGGGACAACTCCCATCATATGGCCGAAGCTCTTTTCAAGGCTCTTGGCCGGGCCCTATTTACAGCATACCGTCCGGCAGAAGGTAAATCAGAAGGCATGTCCACAAAAGGAATAATCTAA
- a CDS encoding ATP phosphoribosyltransferase regulatory subunit has product MKNNLLRIPQGTESLYLEETFRHRKILRHMEDMCEGWGYLPVQTPVFDFYDNYRSLLDSKLEEQSYKLIDREGDLLMLRSDITLFLARQMGMILKEEELPLRVYYSDSILRYQNHEDISSHEFFQAGCELIGKPGREGDLEILFLLAELMKSLKLPESRIHVGSTEVFKTIAGSLTPEGDVLLTKYLQTREEKEIRKTLGRVYKKEVALELSKLLLFIGSADEFMENAGKWENLMEGAIKEPLEHLKSICEGWSEIEGFDELFNIDLSETGDQAYYAGIVFNAYTEGSGTAVASGGRYDGLLDHFGYSGGKPASSVGFSLFLRKLEKLSAIDIANFPGSISDESKPASEKLKTARKG; this is encoded by the coding sequence ATGAAGAATAATCTGCTGAGGATTCCACAGGGAACTGAATCTCTTTATCTGGAAGAAACATTCAGACATCGGAAGATCCTGAGGCATATGGAAGATATGTGCGAGGGCTGGGGATATCTACCGGTACAGACACCTGTATTCGATTTCTATGATAATTACAGAAGTCTGCTGGACAGCAAGCTCGAAGAGCAGAGTTATAAGCTGATAGACAGGGAGGGAGATCTTCTGATGCTCCGCTCCGATATAACTCTTTTTCTGGCTCGTCAGATGGGTATGATCCTCAAAGAAGAGGAACTGCCCCTGAGAGTTTATTATTCCGATTCCATACTCCGTTATCAGAATCATGAAGACATCAGCAGCCATGAGTTTTTTCAGGCAGGATGCGAACTGATAGGAAAACCGGGTAGAGAGGGAGATCTGGAGATTCTTTTTCTCCTGGCAGAACTTATGAAAAGCCTGAAACTTCCTGAAAGCCGCATTCACGTAGGCTCAACAGAAGTATTCAAAACCATTGCCGGATCCCTGACTCCCGAAGGGGATGTGCTGCTTACAAAGTACCTGCAGACAAGAGAAGAAAAAGAGATCCGAAAGACCCTGGGACGGGTCTATAAAAAAGAAGTTGCTCTGGAACTGAGCAAGCTTCTCCTCTTCATCGGATCTGCCGATGAATTCATGGAAAATGCAGGTAAATGGGAAAACCTGATGGAAGGTGCCATCAAAGAACCCCTGGAACACCTTAAATCCATCTGTGAAGGCTGGAGTGAAATAGAAGGTTTTGATGAACTCTTCAATATTGATCTTTCAGAAACCGGTGACCAGGCCTATTATGCCGGAATCGTATTCAATGCCTATACTGAGGGAAGCGGAACAGCTGTTGCGTCAGGCGGACGTTATGACGGTCTGCTGGATCACTTCGGATACAGCGGAGGAAAGCCCGCATCATCAGTAGGTTTTTCACTCTTTCTGAGAAAACTGGAAAAGCTGAGTGCCATTGATATAGCCAATTTTCCAGGCAGCATCAGCGATGAATCGAAACCAGCCTCAGAAAAACTGAAGACCGCAAGGAAAGGATAG
- the hisG gene encoding ATP phosphoribosyltransferase, with protein sequence MSTPLTIALPKGRLYDRVQRHFETKGIYFKFEHRKLVAYDKEENLKIYLVKNSDLPTYVAHGIAGMGICGEDVILESGHHFHKLLPFSFGGTSLSLAGLKDFSLDKLNGPLTIATSYTEMTRQYFHDQGIPVKIIKLNGSVELAPVLGLAPCIVDLVETGSTLKANNLEVFQKLHDIKVHLIANPAYYKIHFKAINKFIEQIRED encoded by the coding sequence ATGAGTACCCCATTGACAATAGCCCTGCCCAAGGGACGTCTCTATGACAGAGTACAGAGGCACTTTGAAACAAAAGGTATATATTTTAAATTTGAACACCGAAAACTTGTAGCCTACGACAAAGAAGAGAATCTCAAGATCTACCTTGTAAAAAACAGCGACCTTCCCACCTATGTTGCCCACGGTATTGCCGGTATGGGTATCTGCGGTGAAGATGTTATTCTCGAATCAGGACACCATTTTCATAAACTCCTTCCCTTCTCTTTCGGCGGCACATCTTTAAGCCTTGCGGGACTGAAGGATTTCTCCTTAGATAAACTTAACGGTCCTCTGACAATAGCTACAAGTTATACAGAGATGACTAGACAATATTTTCATGATCAGGGAATTCCCGTTAAAATAATTAAACTGAACGGTAGTGTAGAACTGGCTCCTGTCCTCGGACTGGCTCCCTGTATTGTGGACCTGGTAGAGACTGGAAGCACACTGAAAGCAAATAATCTTGAGGTATTTCAGAAACTGCACGATATCAAAGTACACCTTATTGCCAACCCCGCTTATTACAAGATTCACTTCAAGGCGATAAATAAATTCATAGAGCAGATCAGGGAGGACTGA
- a CDS encoding YccF domain-containing protein: MNVLGNIIWIILGGLLSAAAWLAAGLLCCVTIIGIPFGLQCFKTAGLVLAPFGKEVTLGKFGLGGALGNILWIIFLGWELCLGHIFWGVIFTLSIIGIPFGKQHFKLAGLALIPFGAEIR, encoded by the coding sequence ATGAATGTACTGGGCAATATTATCTGGATTATTCTTGGCGGTCTATTGAGTGCAGCGGCCTGGCTTGCCGCCGGTCTACTCTGCTGTGTCACCATAATCGGTATTCCCTTCGGCCTTCAATGCTTTAAAACTGCAGGTCTTGTTCTTGCACCCTTTGGAAAAGAAGTGACACTGGGGAAATTCGGTCTGGGTGGGGCACTTGGCAATATACTCTGGATTATTTTCCTGGGCTGGGAACTCTGCCTGGGACACATATTCTGGGGAGTCATATTTACATTATCCATAATAGGAATCCCTTTCGGAAAACAGCATTTCAAACTGGCCGGACTCGCTCTGATCCCCTTCGGGGCAGAGATAAGATAA
- a CDS encoding helix-turn-helix domain-containing protein, with product MQAVVKKPHIEINADTIPEELIRFLNDTYGYVDIIDDDELIDIRATDWYQARLKRSTPGSSLRRYRKRNGMSQSELAAQIGTVKQNVSAMERGSRGISKVMVLKLSEIFQVSPARFI from the coding sequence ATGCAGGCAGTCGTGAAAAAGCCCCATATTGAAATCAATGCCGATACTATTCCGGAAGAACTTATCCGTTTCCTTAACGATACTTATGGTTATGTTGATATCATAGATGATGATGAGCTGATTGATATCAGAGCGACAGACTGGTACCAGGCTCGATTGAAACGTTCTACTCCTGGTTCTTCTTTACGTAGGTACCGTAAAAGAAATGGAATGAGTCAGTCTGAACTGGCAGCACAAATTGGAACCGTAAAACAGAACGTTTCAGCCATGGAGCGTGGGAGCAGAGGAATCAGCAAAGTAATGGTATTAAAGTTATCAGAAATATTTCAGGTTTCTCCAGCAAGGTTTATCTGA